The following proteins are co-located in the Microbacterium sp. Clip185 genome:
- the orn gene encoding oligoribonuclease, whose amino-acid sequence MSTTDGDRLVWIDCEMTGLDPHVDELVEIAIVVTDFELNVLDEGFQIVIRPDASALANMNDFVTEMHRSSGLLDEIPTGVSVAEAEFQALEYVQRFAPIEGKSPLAGNTIGTDRAFLARYMPRLDRWLHYRNVDVSSIKELARRWYPRVYFNAPAKNGGHRALADIRESIRELAYYREAVFVSQPGPSSDDAKSVAASVVSSFASEV is encoded by the coding sequence GTGAGTACGACCGATGGCGACCGGCTGGTGTGGATCGACTGCGAAATGACGGGTCTCGACCCGCACGTCGACGAGCTCGTCGAGATCGCGATCGTCGTCACCGACTTCGAGCTCAACGTCCTCGACGAGGGCTTCCAGATCGTCATCCGCCCCGACGCTTCTGCGCTGGCGAACATGAACGACTTCGTCACCGAGATGCACAGATCATCGGGTCTTCTCGACGAGATCCCGACCGGCGTGAGCGTCGCCGAAGCCGAGTTCCAAGCACTCGAGTACGTGCAGCGGTTCGCGCCGATCGAGGGCAAGTCGCCACTCGCGGGCAACACCATCGGCACGGACCGCGCTTTCCTCGCGCGCTACATGCCCCGACTCGACCGCTGGCTGCACTACCGCAACGTCGATGTGTCCAGCATCAAGGAGCTCGCGCGCCGCTGGTATCCGCGGGTGTACTTCAACGCGCCCGCCAAGAACGGCGGCCACCGGGCCCTCGCCGACATCCGGGAATCGATCCGGGAGCTCGCCTACTACCGCGAAGCCGTCTTCGTCTCGCAGCCCGGTCCGTCCAGTGACGACGCGAAGTCTGTCGCGGCCAGCGTCGTGTCATCATTTGCCTCCGAGGTGTGA
- a CDS encoding metallopeptidase family protein, whose protein sequence is MLEMDRENFERLVVEELDRLPDDMVDGLDNVVFVVEDRSDDEQGELFGLYDGWALTERDRYGVGELPDRIVVYREPHLNACADEQELREEVHTTLVHEIAHFYGIDDARLHELGWA, encoded by the coding sequence ATGCTTGAGATGGATCGCGAGAATTTCGAACGCCTCGTCGTCGAAGAGCTCGACCGCCTCCCCGACGACATGGTCGACGGGCTCGACAATGTCGTGTTCGTGGTGGAAGACCGTTCGGACGATGAACAGGGCGAGCTGTTCGGTCTGTATGACGGGTGGGCGCTCACCGAGCGCGACCGCTACGGCGTCGGCGAGCTGCCCGATCGGATCGTGGTGTATCGGGAGCCGCACCTGAACGCCTGCGCCGACGAACAGGAGCTCCGCGAGGAGGTGCACACGACGCTGGTCCACGAGATCGCGCACTTCTACGGCATCGATGACGCACGCCTGCACGAGCTGGGATGGGCGTGA
- the clpS gene encoding ATP-dependent Clp protease adapter ClpS yields MGVMATFASPEVDEHLDLSAAGALDPHWQTVVWNDPVNLMSYVVRVFREYFGFSREEATRLMMAVHHDGHAVVAEGMREQMELHAQAMHDYGLWATVRRAPGA; encoded by the coding sequence ATGGGCGTGATGGCGACGTTCGCAAGCCCCGAGGTCGACGAACACCTGGACCTCAGCGCTGCCGGGGCCCTCGACCCGCACTGGCAGACCGTGGTCTGGAACGACCCTGTCAACCTGATGAGCTATGTCGTCCGCGTCTTCCGTGAGTACTTCGGCTTCTCTCGCGAGGAGGCGACGCGCCTCATGATGGCGGTGCACCACGACGGACATGCCGTCGTCGCAGAAGGGATGCGGGAGCAGATGGAGCTGCATGCGCAGGCGATGCACGACTACGGGCTCTGGGCCACCGTCCGACGGGCACCGGGCGCATGA
- a CDS encoding DUF2017 family protein codes for MSDAVVISFTRVEAVHLRGLVGQFVDLLSDADAASDPAVSRLTPSAYPDDAASADQFRAATRADLLRRRSEEAATVLADLASAGELDPADDHAFDEALTQMEISLEPRQVAAWLRTLNAARLVLAERLGIDDEDDHPADDPRFGVYEWLGYRLELLIGATEDV; via the coding sequence ATGAGCGATGCGGTCGTCATCTCTTTCACTCGCGTCGAAGCCGTGCATCTTCGCGGCCTCGTCGGACAGTTCGTCGATCTGCTGTCGGATGCGGACGCCGCATCCGATCCTGCCGTCTCACGACTGACGCCCTCGGCATATCCCGACGATGCCGCGTCAGCCGATCAGTTCCGCGCGGCGACCCGCGCGGACCTCCTGCGACGACGCAGCGAGGAGGCGGCCACGGTCCTCGCGGATCTGGCCAGCGCGGGCGAGCTGGACCCCGCCGACGATCACGCCTTCGACGAGGCCCTCACACAGATGGAGATCTCACTCGAGCCGCGCCAGGTGGCGGCGTGGCTGCGAACTCTCAATGCGGCGCGGCTCGTCCTGGCCGAGCGACTGGGAATCGACGACGAAGACGATCACCCGGCGGATGATCCCCGCTTCGGCGTGTACGAATGGCTCGGCTACCGACTCGAGCTGCTCATCGGGGCCACAGAAGACGTCTGA
- the dinB gene encoding DNA polymerase IV has translation MGRGDGSGRIVSPADADDTGAGILHVDMDAFYAAVAVLDDPSLAGKPLVIGSPEGRSVVSSASYEARRYGVRSAMPVSQAMRLCPTAVIVPPRFDRYTALSAQVMDIFREFTPLVEPLSIDEAFLDVRGSRRLWGSPGTIARLLRARVLERTGLVCSVGAAATKHVAKMASTISKPDGLLIIAAADTAAFLAPRPVRAMWGVGPRSAEILEARGIRTIGDVLQTPRPVLEKALGPAMGERVWRLARGEDAREVSVERIDKSIGHEETFHEDVDDDTVLRAEVRRLADRVGARLRAHDVEAATVAIKVRFADFRTLSRSVTLPEPTAVGQRIGDAALRLLAGIDRSLPVRLIGVRGENLRSSGVMATLWDDDAEWRRVEEALDDASSRFGRGAVTRAALLGAPRAGGSLPSHPRPPRSD, from the coding sequence ATGGGACGAGGCGACGGATCCGGGCGCATCGTGTCGCCGGCCGATGCCGACGACACCGGCGCGGGCATCCTGCACGTCGACATGGATGCGTTCTATGCCGCCGTCGCCGTGCTCGACGATCCGTCGTTGGCGGGCAAGCCGCTGGTTATCGGCTCGCCCGAAGGTCGCAGCGTCGTCTCGAGCGCGTCTTATGAGGCGCGTCGTTATGGCGTGCGCTCCGCGATGCCGGTCTCGCAGGCCATGCGGCTGTGTCCGACCGCGGTGATCGTGCCGCCGCGCTTCGACAGGTATACGGCGCTCTCCGCACAGGTGATGGACATCTTCCGCGAGTTCACCCCGCTGGTCGAACCGCTGTCCATCGACGAGGCGTTCCTTGATGTGCGAGGATCGCGGCGCCTCTGGGGAAGTCCGGGCACGATCGCGCGGCTCTTGCGAGCACGGGTGCTCGAGCGCACCGGCCTCGTGTGCAGCGTGGGCGCGGCGGCGACGAAGCATGTCGCGAAGATGGCGTCGACGATCAGCAAGCCCGACGGCCTGCTGATCATCGCCGCCGCCGACACCGCGGCGTTTCTCGCGCCGCGGCCGGTTCGCGCGATGTGGGGCGTCGGTCCGCGTTCTGCAGAGATCCTCGAGGCGCGTGGAATCCGCACGATCGGTGACGTGCTGCAGACTCCTCGACCCGTGCTCGAGAAAGCACTCGGTCCCGCCATGGGTGAGCGCGTCTGGCGTCTGGCGCGCGGTGAGGATGCGCGTGAGGTGTCGGTCGAGCGGATCGACAAGAGCATCGGTCACGAAGAGACCTTCCACGAGGACGTCGACGACGACACCGTGCTCCGCGCGGAGGTGCGGCGCCTCGCCGACCGGGTGGGTGCCCGGCTCCGGGCGCACGACGTCGAAGCGGCGACGGTGGCGATCAAAGTGCGCTTCGCGGATTTCCGAACCCTGTCGAGGTCGGTGACCCTGCCCGAGCCCACGGCCGTGGGTCAGCGGATCGGCGACGCCGCATTGCGTCTGCTGGCGGGCATCGACCGGTCGCTGCCGGTGCGCCTCATCGGTGTGCGGGGCGAGAACCTCCGCTCATCGGGAGTCATGGCGACCCTGTGGGACGACGACGCAGAGTGGCGGCGCGTGGAAGAGGCCCTCGACGACGCCTCGAGCCGCTTCGGCCGCGGAGCGGTGACCCGGGCGGCGCTGCTGGGCGCACCGCGCGCCGGCGGCTCACTGCCCTCGCATCCGCGTCCACCCCGATCCGACTGA
- the gatB gene encoding Asp-tRNA(Asn)/Glu-tRNA(Gln) amidotransferase subunit GatB, with product MAKDKLMDFDAALELFEPVLGFEVHVELNTKTKMFSAAPNPAHPDNHHAAPNTLVAPVDMGLPGALPVVNATAIRSSISLGLALGCSIAPSSRFARKNYFYPDLGKNYQISQYDEPIAFDGQVEIELADGTLVTVPIERAHMEEDAGKLTHVGGSTGRIQGAEYSLVDYNRAGVPLVEIVTRPIFGAEHRAPEIAKAYVAAIRDIVLSLGISEARLERGNLRCDANVSLRPRGQEKLGTRTETKNVNSMRSVERAVRYEIQRQAAILAAGGTITQETRHWHEDTGTTSPGRPKSDADDYRYFPEPDLLPVVPAPELIEELRAALPEPPAARRRRLKAEWGFTDLEFQDVANGGLLAEVEATIAQGASPAAARKWWTGEITRVANAQEREAADLVTPADVAALQALVDAGTLTDKLARQVLEGVIAGEGTPQEVVDARGLAVVSDDGALIAAIDDALAAQPDVLAKIRDGKVQAAGAVIGAVMKAMKGQADAARVRELVLERAAQ from the coding sequence ATGGCCAAGGACAAGCTGATGGACTTCGACGCCGCCCTCGAGCTTTTCGAGCCCGTGCTCGGCTTCGAGGTGCACGTCGAGCTCAACACGAAGACGAAGATGTTCTCGGCCGCGCCGAACCCGGCCCATCCCGACAATCATCACGCCGCGCCGAACACGCTCGTCGCGCCCGTCGACATGGGTCTGCCCGGTGCGCTGCCGGTCGTCAACGCCACAGCAATCCGGTCCTCGATCAGCCTGGGGCTCGCGCTGGGCTGCTCGATCGCTCCGTCCAGCCGCTTCGCGCGGAAGAACTACTTCTATCCGGACCTCGGCAAGAACTACCAGATCTCGCAGTACGACGAGCCCATCGCATTCGACGGTCAAGTCGAGATCGAGCTGGCCGACGGGACGCTCGTGACGGTTCCTATCGAGCGCGCCCACATGGAGGAGGACGCGGGCAAGCTCACCCATGTCGGCGGATCGACCGGACGTATCCAGGGCGCCGAGTACTCGCTCGTGGACTACAACCGCGCCGGTGTGCCTCTCGTGGAGATCGTCACGCGCCCCATCTTCGGCGCCGAGCACCGCGCTCCGGAGATCGCCAAGGCGTACGTCGCGGCCATCCGTGACATCGTCTTGTCGCTGGGCATCTCGGAGGCGCGTCTCGAGCGCGGCAACCTGCGCTGCGACGCGAACGTCTCACTGCGTCCGCGTGGTCAGGAGAAACTCGGAACGCGCACCGAGACGAAGAACGTCAACTCGATGCGCTCCGTCGAGCGCGCCGTGCGCTATGAGATCCAGCGTCAGGCCGCGATCCTCGCTGCCGGCGGCACGATCACGCAGGAGACGCGGCACTGGCACGAGGACACGGGGACGACATCTCCCGGTCGTCCCAAGTCGGATGCCGACGACTACCGGTACTTCCCGGAGCCCGACCTGCTGCCCGTGGTCCCGGCACCGGAGCTGATCGAGGAGCTGCGCGCCGCGCTCCCCGAACCCCCCGCTGCGCGCCGGCGCCGGCTGAAGGCCGAGTGGGGCTTCACGGACCTCGAGTTCCAGGACGTCGCGAACGGCGGGCTCCTCGCCGAGGTCGAGGCGACCATCGCCCAGGGCGCGAGCCCTGCCGCCGCGCGCAAGTGGTGGACGGGTGAGATCACCCGCGTCGCGAACGCGCAGGAGCGGGAGGCGGCTGACCTCGTGACGCCGGCGGATGTCGCCGCTCTGCAGGCACTCGTGGATGCCGGCACGCTCACCGACAAGCTCGCGCGTCAGGTGCTCGAGGGCGTCATCGCCGGTGAGGGCACGCCGCAGGAGGTCGTCGACGCCCGCGGGCTCGCGGTCGTCTCCGACGACGGTGCGCTGATCGCCGCGATCGACGACGCCTTGGCCGCGCAGCCCGACGTGCTGGCGAAGATCCGCGACGGCAAGGTGCAGGCCGCCGGTGCCGTCATCGGCGCCGTCATGAAGGCGATGAAGGGTCAGGCCGACGCCGCCCGCGTCCGTGAGCTGGTGCTGGAGCGCGCGGCCCAGTGA
- the gatA gene encoding Asp-tRNA(Asn)/Glu-tRNA(Gln) amidotransferase subunit GatA translates to MSDIIRLSAADLAAKLAAGEVSSVEATQAHLDRIAAVDGDVHAFLHVNEGALAVAAEIDRRRAGGEALGELAGVPLAIKDVLVTTDMPSTSGSKILEGYMSPYDATVVARARAAGLVPLGKTNMDEFAMGSSTEHSAYGPTHNPWDLDRIPGGSGGGSAAAVAAFEAPLALGSDTGGSIRQPAHVTGTVGVKPTYGGVSRYGAIALASSLDQVGPVTRTVLDSALLHDVIAGHDPHDSTSLTDVWPSFAAAAREGSTGESLKGLKVGVIRELDDKGFQQGVSDSFRAALAAMEAQGAEIVEVSAPHFEYGVAAYYLILPAEASSNLAKFDSVRFGMRVSPHAAATVEDVMAATREAGFGDEVKRRIILGTYALSAGYYDAYYGSAQKVRTLIQRDFDEAFAKVDVIATPSAPTTAFRLGEKIDDPLQMYLNDVTTIPANLAGVPGISVPSGLAAEDGLPVGIQFLAPAREDARLYRVGAALEALLVDSWGGPLLDRAPVLGGTR, encoded by the coding sequence GTGAGCGACATCATCCGTCTCAGTGCGGCGGATCTCGCCGCGAAGCTCGCCGCGGGCGAGGTGTCCAGCGTCGAGGCGACGCAGGCGCATCTGGACCGCATCGCCGCGGTGGACGGCGACGTGCACGCGTTCCTCCACGTGAACGAGGGCGCGCTGGCCGTGGCCGCGGAGATCGATCGCCGTCGCGCGGGCGGCGAGGCTCTCGGAGAGCTGGCGGGTGTGCCGCTGGCGATCAAGGACGTCCTCGTCACGACCGACATGCCCTCCACGAGCGGGTCCAAGATCCTCGAGGGGTACATGTCGCCCTACGACGCGACAGTCGTCGCTCGGGCTCGTGCCGCCGGCCTTGTGCCCCTGGGCAAGACCAACATGGACGAGTTCGCGATGGGCTCCTCCACCGAGCACTCCGCCTACGGTCCGACCCACAATCCGTGGGACCTCGATCGGATCCCTGGAGGCTCGGGCGGTGGCTCAGCGGCCGCGGTCGCCGCTTTCGAAGCGCCGCTCGCGCTGGGCTCGGACACCGGTGGCTCCATCCGTCAGCCGGCGCACGTGACCGGAACGGTGGGCGTGAAGCCGACGTACGGCGGTGTCAGCCGCTACGGTGCGATCGCGCTCGCCTCGAGCCTCGACCAGGTCGGTCCGGTCACGCGAACCGTCCTCGACTCGGCTCTCCTGCACGACGTGATCGCCGGTCACGACCCCCACGACTCCACGTCCCTCACCGACGTCTGGCCGTCCTTCGCGGCCGCGGCGCGTGAAGGCTCAACGGGTGAGAGCCTGAAGGGTCTGAAGGTCGGCGTCATCCGCGAACTCGATGACAAGGGCTTCCAGCAGGGCGTCTCCGACTCGTTCCGTGCGGCACTCGCGGCCATGGAGGCGCAGGGCGCGGAGATCGTCGAGGTCAGTGCCCCGCACTTCGAGTACGGCGTCGCGGCCTACTACCTCATCCTGCCGGCGGAGGCATCCAGCAACCTTGCGAAGTTCGATTCCGTGCGCTTCGGGATGCGGGTGAGCCCGCATGCGGCGGCCACAGTCGAAGACGTGATGGCGGCGACTCGCGAAGCGGGTTTCGGTGACGAGGTGAAGCGCCGCATCATCCTCGGCACGTACGCGCTGTCCGCGGGCTACTACGACGCCTACTACGGCAGCGCGCAGAAGGTGCGGACCCTCATCCAGCGCGACTTCGACGAGGCGTTCGCGAAGGTCGACGTCATCGCGACGCCCTCAGCTCCCACCACGGCGTTCCGCCTGGGGGAGAAGATCGACGACCCGCTGCAGATGTACCTGAACGACGTGACGACCATCCCGGCGAACCTGGCCGGCGTGCCGGGTATCTCGGTGCCGTCGGGCCTCGCCGCCGAGGACGGCCTGCCGGTGGGCATCCAGTTCCTCGCGCCCGCCAGGGAGGATGCGCGCCTGTACCGGGTGGGGGCGGCGCTGGAAGCATTGCTCGTCGATTCGTGGGGCGGGCCGCTGCTCGATCGTGCCCCGGTGCTGGGAGGGACCCGCTGA
- the gatC gene encoding Asp-tRNA(Asn)/Glu-tRNA(Gln) amidotransferase subunit GatC — protein sequence MSEITPDLVRHLGVLARIQLSDEEVGRLTGQLDAIVDNIAKVSEVATPDVVATSHPIPLQNVFRDDEHTEALSLAEVLQNAPDAAEDRFRVTAILGEEQ from the coding sequence GTGTCGGAAATCACCCCAGATCTCGTGCGCCATCTCGGCGTCCTCGCCCGGATCCAATTGAGCGACGAGGAGGTCGGGCGCCTCACCGGACAGCTCGACGCGATCGTCGACAACATCGCGAAGGTGTCGGAGGTCGCGACCCCCGACGTGGTCGCGACGAGCCACCCGATCCCGCTGCAGAACGTCTTCCGCGACGACGAGCACACCGAGGCCCTGTCTCTCGCCGAGGTGCTGCAGAACGCTCCGGATGCGGCGGAGGACCGCTTCCGCGTGACGGCGATCCTGGGGGAGGAGCAGTGA
- a CDS encoding long-chain-fatty-acid--CoA ligase, translating into MTTFDPPRPWVRSYADGVPDDLDPVSGSLVDIVQASAREYPDAVALQFFGRETTYRELDRAISRAAAGLHAQGVRRGDPVAIVLPNCPQHIVAFYAVLRLGAVVVEHNPLYTARELRKQFEDHGAKHAIVWSKVAATVQAFPKDVRVSTLVTVDLTRAMPFTTRAALRLPITKARESRAALHTKVRGGIDWDQLLRSEPLPASHPAPTADDLAIIQYTSGTTGTPKGAKLTHRNLLANAAQSRAWVPSIHRGEGCVVYAVLPMFHAYGLTLCLTFAMSMGARLVLFPRFDPDMVLAVTKKHPATFLPLVPPIADRLLQAAEAKRVSLAGTRIAISGAMALPHELVVPFEKATGGYLVEGYGLSECSPVLMANPVADNRVPGTVGLPLPGTECRVVDPENPRVDVAPGAAGELMVRGPQVFSGYYGKPEATEEVFVDGWFRTGDIVTIDEAGFVRIVDRIKELIITGGFNVAPTEVENVLRQHPQVEDVAVVGLPDEHAGEEVVAAIVVAPGAEIDTEAIRNYARGILTPYKVPRRLFIVEELPKSLIGKVLRKQVREHLLAETGR; encoded by the coding sequence GTGACGACCTTCGATCCTCCCCGCCCCTGGGTCCGCAGCTACGCCGATGGGGTGCCCGACGACCTCGATCCGGTATCGGGCTCGCTCGTGGACATCGTCCAGGCCTCGGCGCGCGAGTACCCGGACGCCGTCGCACTGCAGTTCTTTGGGCGCGAGACCACGTATCGCGAGCTCGACCGAGCCATCTCGCGCGCGGCAGCCGGCCTTCACGCCCAGGGCGTGCGCCGGGGCGACCCGGTTGCGATCGTGCTGCCCAACTGCCCGCAGCACATCGTCGCGTTCTACGCCGTGCTGCGCTTGGGCGCCGTCGTCGTCGAGCACAACCCGCTGTACACCGCGCGGGAGCTGCGCAAGCAGTTCGAGGATCACGGCGCGAAGCACGCCATCGTCTGGAGCAAGGTAGCCGCCACGGTCCAGGCCTTCCCGAAGGACGTCCGCGTCTCGACGCTCGTAACGGTGGATCTGACACGCGCGATGCCCTTCACGACGCGAGCGGCGCTGCGGCTGCCGATCACCAAGGCACGCGAGTCCCGCGCCGCGCTTCACACGAAGGTCCGCGGCGGCATCGACTGGGACCAACTGCTGCGCAGCGAACCGCTTCCGGCGTCCCACCCTGCCCCGACGGCTGACGACCTCGCCATCATCCAGTACACGAGCGGCACGACCGGCACGCCCAAGGGCGCGAAGCTCACGCACCGGAACCTGCTCGCCAACGCGGCCCAATCGAGAGCATGGGTCCCCTCGATCCACCGCGGCGAAGGGTGCGTCGTCTACGCCGTCCTGCCGATGTTCCACGCCTACGGACTCACCCTCTGTCTCACCTTCGCCATGTCGATGGGCGCGCGACTCGTGCTGTTCCCGCGCTTCGACCCCGACATGGTCCTCGCCGTCACCAAGAAGCACCCCGCGACGTTCCTACCGCTCGTTCCGCCGATCGCCGACCGACTGCTGCAGGCGGCCGAGGCGAAGAGGGTCTCACTCGCGGGAACCCGGATCGCGATCTCCGGCGCCATGGCACTCCCGCACGAGCTCGTCGTGCCGTTCGAGAAGGCGACCGGAGGCTACCTGGTCGAGGGCTACGGGCTCAGCGAATGCTCGCCCGTGCTGATGGCGAATCCGGTCGCCGACAACCGAGTCCCCGGCACCGTAGGCCTGCCGCTGCCCGGAACAGAGTGTCGTGTGGTCGACCCGGAGAACCCTCGGGTCGACGTCGCTCCGGGCGCCGCGGGAGAGCTGATGGTGCGGGGCCCGCAGGTGTTCTCCGGCTACTACGGCAAGCCCGAGGCGACCGAGGAGGTCTTCGTCGACGGCTGGTTCCGCACCGGTGACATCGTCACGATCGACGAGGCCGGCTTTGTGCGCATCGTCGATCGGATCAAGGAGCTCATCATCACGGGCGGCTTCAACGTCGCACCCACCGAGGTGGAGAACGTGCTGCGACAGCATCCGCAGGTCGAGGATGTGGCCGTCGTGGGTCTTCCCGACGAGCATGCCGGCGAGGAGGTCGTCGCCGCCATCGTGGTGGCCCCCGGTGCCGAGATCGACACGGAGGCGATCCGCAACTACGCGCGCGGGATCCTCACTCCCTACAAGGTGCCACGGCGTCTGTTCATCGTCGAGGAGCTGCCCAAGTCACTGATCGGGAAGGTGCTGCGCAAGCAGGTGCGGGAGCACCTGCTCGCAGAGACGGGGCGCTGA
- the ligA gene encoding NAD-dependent DNA ligase LigA, translating into MTQAGDSIDDDTTLSEARAEAAELTERILRARDAYYGDDAEIVDDATYDGWIRRLEELERLHPEVQKQDSPTLSVGAASTTMFAPVEHAERMLSLDNVFSADELRDWCVKAEGSAGRPVRWLTELKIDGLAISLRYENGVLASAATRGDGRIGEDVTVNALRVEGIPERLRGTGHPPLVEVRGEVFIPVAAFEELNALQARMRERVIEQARERGTLTEERARLSADRRFPAFANPRNAASGGLRQQLDKKDGLELEAGRARLASLRLFVHGIGAWPAPPVASQSEIYDLLAEWGLPTSPYYKTFDDIDGVLGFVAHYGEHRHDVEHELDGIVVKVDELALHDELGATSRAPRWAIAYKYPPEQVNTRLLDIVVSVGRTGRATPFAVMEPARVAGSVVRQATLHNQDVVKVKGVLIGDMVVLRKAGDVIPEVLGPVVELRDGSERAFVMPSDCPVCGTPLAPAKEGDVDLRCPNARSCPAQVRGRVEHIGSRGALDIEALGEVTAAALTQADGEAHAPLDTEAGLFDLTLEELVPIEVVVRDSETGEPKLDEATGEPVRRAPFRRNPTPAERKSGLLTPQPSAQALTLLDELEKAKTKELWRFLVALNIRHVGPVAARALAQWFGSVSAIRSASREELAAVEGVGGIIADAVIAWFEVDWHREIVERWEAAGAQLSTPGHPGPGAAVVEGGVLEGLTVVATGTLEGYTREGAQEAILAAGGKAGSSVSKKTDFVAAGPGAGSKLAKAEQLGVRIIDAAQFRILVEQGPAALDALAPDAG; encoded by the coding sequence GTGACGCAAGCCGGTGACTCGATCGACGATGACACGACCCTCTCCGAGGCCCGCGCCGAAGCGGCGGAGCTGACCGAGCGGATCCTCCGCGCCCGGGACGCGTACTACGGCGACGACGCCGAGATCGTCGATGACGCGACCTACGACGGATGGATCCGCCGGCTGGAAGAACTGGAGCGCCTGCACCCGGAGGTGCAGAAGCAGGATTCCCCGACCCTCAGCGTCGGCGCGGCCTCGACCACCATGTTCGCGCCCGTCGAGCACGCCGAGCGGATGCTGAGCCTCGACAATGTGTTCAGTGCGGACGAGCTGCGGGACTGGTGCGTCAAGGCCGAGGGGTCCGCGGGTCGTCCGGTCCGGTGGCTGACGGAGCTCAAGATCGACGGGCTCGCGATCAGCCTCCGTTACGAGAACGGGGTGCTCGCCTCCGCCGCCACACGTGGCGATGGGCGCATCGGCGAAGACGTCACCGTCAACGCCCTGCGCGTCGAAGGTATCCCCGAGCGTCTGCGGGGCACCGGGCATCCGCCGCTGGTGGAGGTGCGCGGCGAGGTCTTCATCCCTGTCGCCGCCTTCGAGGAGCTGAACGCTCTGCAGGCGCGGATGCGGGAACGCGTCATCGAGCAGGCCCGCGAGCGCGGCACGCTCACAGAGGAACGCGCGCGGCTGAGTGCCGACCGCCGTTTCCCCGCGTTCGCCAACCCCCGCAACGCGGCGAGTGGCGGACTGCGCCAGCAGCTCGACAAGAAGGACGGTCTCGAACTCGAGGCGGGCCGCGCGCGTCTCGCATCCCTGCGGCTGTTCGTGCACGGTATCGGTGCGTGGCCGGCGCCTCCGGTCGCGTCTCAGAGCGAGATCTACGACCTGCTCGCAGAATGGGGACTGCCGACGAGTCCCTACTACAAGACCTTCGACGACATCGATGGCGTGCTCGGGTTCGTGGCGCACTACGGCGAGCATCGTCACGATGTGGAGCACGAACTCGACGGCATCGTCGTCAAGGTGGACGAGCTCGCGCTCCACGACGAGCTGGGAGCGACGAGCCGCGCACCGCGCTGGGCCATCGCCTACAAGTACCCGCCGGAACAGGTGAACACCCGCCTTCTCGACATCGTCGTCTCGGTCGGGCGCACGGGTCGGGCGACGCCGTTTGCCGTCATGGAGCCGGCACGTGTCGCAGGTTCCGTCGTGCGTCAGGCGACGCTGCACAACCAGGACGTCGTCAAGGTCAAGGGCGTTCTCATCGGTGACATGGTCGTCCTGCGTAAGGCCGGTGACGTGATCCCCGAGGTACTCGGCCCGGTTGTCGAGCTGCGCGACGGCTCGGAGCGCGCGTTCGTGATGCCGAGCGATTGCCCCGTATGCGGCACTCCGCTCGCGCCGGCCAAGGAGGGCGACGTCGATCTGCGCTGCCCCAACGCGCGTTCGTGCCCCGCGCAGGTGCGCGGCCGCGTCGAGCACATCGGCTCACGCGGTGCGCTCGACATCGAGGCGCTCGGTGAGGTGACGGCAGCGGCCCTGACGCAGGCGGACGGCGAGGCGCACGCACCCTTGGACACCGAGGCGGGGCTCTTCGATCTGACGCTCGAGGAACTCGTGCCGATCGAGGTGGTCGTGCGGGATTCCGAGACGGGTGAGCCGAAGCTCGACGAGGCGACGGGAGAGCCGGTGCGTCGTGCCCCGTTCCGCCGCAACCCGACGCCCGCAGAGCGCAAGTCGGGACTGCTCACGCCGCAGCCGTCCGCGCAGGCATTGACGCTGCTCGACGAGCTCGAGAAGGCGAAGACGAAGGAGCTGTGGCGTTTTCTCGTCGCCCTCAACATCCGCCACGTAGGGCCCGTAGCCGCACGGGCTCTTGCACAGTGGTTCGGATCCGTCTCGGCCATCCGGTCGGCGAGCCGCGAGGAACTCGCAGCCGTCGAGGGAGTGGGCGGAATCATCGCTGATGCGGTGATCGCATGGTTCGAGGTCGACTGGCATCGCGAGATCGTCGAACGATGGGAAGCGGCCGGAGCGCAGCTGTCCACGCCGGGCCACCCCGGCCCCGGCGCTGCCGTCGTCGAAGGCGGCGTGCTCGAGGGGCTGACGGTCGTGGCGACCGGCACGCTCGAGGGCTACACGCGCGAGGGTGCGCAGGAAGCCATCCTCGCCGCCGGCGGGAAGGCCGGCTCGAGTGTGTCGAAGAAGACGGACTTCGTCGCGGCGGGGCCGGGTGCGGGCTCCAAGCTCGCCAAGGCCGAGCAGCTCGGCGTGCGCATCATCGATGCGGCGCAGTTCCGCATCCTCGTGGAGCAGGGACCGGCGGCACTAGACGCCCTGGCGCCCGATGCGGGCTGA